The following coding sequences are from one Lycium ferocissimum isolate CSIRO_LF1 chromosome 3, AGI_CSIRO_Lferr_CH_V1, whole genome shotgun sequence window:
- the LOC132050754 gene encoding 2-oxoglutarate-dependent dioxygenase DAO-like, with translation MAKSLPIIDMQHSIISDEIVKSLERWGCFRLVNHGVPPSFLSEIMAVGRALMELPVEMKGLNVHKDKSFGYIPVNMTSAMFESLGVYDATLPEDVDHFCAQLNLFPHQREVMVKYSEAIYDLTKKLGSKLMEGFGLESGDLFKDWPCLMKFNKYNNNFETVGLTGATTHSDKGFFTILLDDELVNGLEMLDDQTGEFIPANPIPGSFFVNAGDIAKAWSNGRICNVRHRVQCNEPRVRYSVTFFVLGPRNEKMETPSKLVDYQHPPLYVPFHFEEYCALRTSTKSIKGEVLDLFRKK, from the exons atggcTAAGAGCTTGCCAATCATAGACATGCAACATAGCATAATTAGTGATGAAATAGTGAAATCACTTGAACGTTGGGGTTGTTTCAGGCTTGTTAATCATGGAGTTCCACCATCTTTCTTGTCGGAAATAATGGCCGTCGGCCGGGCGTTGATGGAACTTCCGGTGGAAATGAAGGGGCTAAATGTTCACAAAGACAAAAGCTTCGGCTATATTCCGGTAAATATGACTAGTGCCATGTTTGAGTCCTTAGGAGTTTATGATGCCACTTTACCTGAGGATGTTGATCATTTTTGTGCTCAATTGAATCTATTCCCACATCAAAG GGAGGTGATGGTAAAGTATTCAGAAGCAATTTATGATCTCACAAAAAAACTTGGGAGTAAGCTCATGGAAGGTTTTGGTTTAGAAAGTGGAGATTTGTTTAAGGATTGGCCTTGCTTAATGAAATTCAATAAATACAACAATAATTTTGAAACAGTGGGATTAACAGGAGCTACAACACATTCTGATAAAGGATTTTTCACAATATTATTGGATGATGAATTAGTTAATGGCCTTGAAATGCTTGATGACCAAACTGGGGAATTTATTCCCGCTAATCCAATCCCAGGTTCATTTTTTGTTAATGCTGGAGATATTGCTAAG GCATGGAGCAATGGAAGAATTTGCAATGTGAGGCATAGAGTACAATGCAATGAACCAAGAGTACGATACTCCGTTACATTCTTTGTGTTGGGTCCAAGAAATGAAAAAATGGAGACACCTTCTAAACTAGTGGATTATCAACATCCTCCTCTCTATGTTCCTTTTCATTTTGAAGAATACTGTGCCCTTCGAACTTCTACCAAATCCATAAAGGGTGAAGTTCTTGACTTGTTTCGTAAAAAATAG
- the LOC132049256 gene encoding zinc finger A20 and AN1 domain-containing stress-associated protein 8-like, which translates to MESSKETGCRAPEGPILCINNCGFFGSAATMNMCSKCHKEMILKQEHAKFAAASIENIVNGSSNSVEKEAVEAISAELKVVSAEASSDITSEISEVKPKEGPNKCTACRKRVGLTGFNCKCGNLFCAVHRYSDKHNCPFDYRNAGQNAIAKANPVIVAEKLNKI; encoded by the coding sequence ATGGAGTCATCTAAAGAGACAGGTTGCCGAGCTCCAGAAGGCCCCATCCTTTGCATCAACAACTGTGGTTTTTTCGGTAGTGCAGCCACCATGAATATGTGTTCCAAGTGTCACAAGGAAATGATACTTAAGCAGGAACACGCAAAATTTGCAGCTGCATCCATCGAAAACATCGTAAATGGAAGCTCAAACAGTGTTGAAAAAGAAGCTGTAGAAGCCATATCAGCGGAATTAAAGGTTGTGTCTGCAGAAGCATCTTCAGATATAACCTCAGAGATTTCAGAAGTGAAGCCAAAAGAGGGTCCGAATAAGTGCACAGCTTGTCGTAAGCGTGTGGGTTTAACAGGTTTCAACTGCAAGTGTGGAAATCTTTTCTGTGCTGTTCATCGTTATTCAGACAAACACAACTGCCCGTTTGATTATAGGAATGCTGGTCAGAATGCAATAGCAAAAGCAAATCCTGTCATCGTAGCAGAAAAGCTTAATAAGATATAA